Below is a window of Plasmodium brasilianum strain Bolivian I chromosome 14, whole genome shotgun sequence DNA.
CTTTAGATCAAGAATACTGTGGTTTACAGAAATCATGTTTGCAATTAACTAGATAATTGTACCACTTCTTACGTAAATTTGTTCATGTTTTGTTATtaagtgtacatatatatatacctacacaTGTGCGTATAATTTGtacaatataatttatttaagtgAGGAATtgtgtattattttgttataaaatttacGTAATTATAAACGTAAAATGGGGTGGAAAAAGGATTAatacacataaaatattgcttagctttatttttactactaTTTTAAATTGGCGTACAATATACTGcaatataacaaaaacaaacataatacaaatgtaaaattaaaaaaataaatacacaaaaaaaaaaaaagaaaagaaaagaaaaaataatgtatgtatacatatatatatatatatgttctaaatatataaaatgaaagatAACATTTGCAAATGTATGGTAAATATTGACAAAATTAAAGAACAGCAAAAAGTGTGTTATTACtacttaataaatattgtgaaataatatttattactcATCCATAATATATTGCAGAATATGAATATAAGGACCAAAATATGGGggaacatgaaaaaaataaaaagacaatataaattatgagaATATTGGTATAAAGcctacaaataaaaaaaatggaaatattaaaaagatgttacataaaatattatattcaataCTTTCTCTGGAAGGATAATTTCTTATGTGtaaacgtatatacatatatgtatgtatatatatttttctcatgtgctacaattaaaaaaaaaaaaaaaaaagagcgtaaataataaaagttatataattaaattaatattcactaaataatttaaataataaaggcgtacaataattattattatatattttgaaggACACATCATTCAACAATTTATcagaattttatttaaatatatgtattatgctCCCAATATTTAGGAGAAATTCTCATGGTATACGTATGTTAAAAAAGTGAACTAATTAAAGATACTTGAAAGGGATACCTATTATACTGCTAACTTCAATTTTGcgttcttttattatttatcccttatcctcctttttttttctgttcttTTCCCACAtttcttttatgtatatttatttgtatataaatatatacacacatatgcgataatattttttgtttggatggaatatatatacttaaaattattttatactaaACCTTTGGGCTGTTATTCTTGTAtggataaaataattattttttgttctacATGACTTTGAAACAATTTATTGGCTATATATtcttcacaaaaaaaaaaaaaaaaaaaaaagctgaTATGGTCATGTTGTCATATTAAAATTCCCTGACTTCAATTTATGTTTTCGTACGTTCGAAGTTactttaacatttttatatttcatgttaataatatatagagaAATGCTTGTACAACTTTTTGCCTTAAACGTGTAACAATTACATGTAGGTTCATATGTGCACTTTGCGAACAAAATAACTACATACCAGCACACTGGTACTTATTCGAACGAATTTACTCATTTTTACTAAGAAAGTAAAAGGAGGCAATTTCAAACAGTAAGTCTTTATTAACGGGTATATTATGACGAATGTAggacttatttattttaataacttcataaaaaataatacatgcaTTCTGATTTTCttccattatatttttttttgaaagaaCTGAGTTGGGGTAAATACTAACGATctgatttaattttattattttaagttCATGTTTATTAACAGGTAAGGCAGCATTGGTAAAAAATGCacttataatacattttttaatattagaaATAGAGTCATGCTTTTGTATACCACATGATGTAATTGGTAAATCAATTTTTTCACATATGCTTGTTAATTGagtttttatatctttaatttttataagtgTGTGATATTGTAAGAAATGATCATAACAAAAAGAAgtggaaaaattattttcttcgcattgtttaaaaatatttaaaaaaagaaaaaaatctCCACCCCCTTCAATTGTAAACATTTTCTTAACATTTTCagcttctttttctttccctTTTTGAACATAAAAGATATTGTTTGCATGTGTTAGCATGGATGtgatatttaatatttcatcaacacagttatatttttccgAAGCAGATAAAATCATTTTACTAGATTTTACATCTGTTGGGAATTCCGCCATTTTTCTCCCACTTCTTGTTAAATTGCCTTCATCATTTAGTGCACCTAAGGAGTAGAGAAGTTCAAGAccttttattataacaacAGGAGATGGCGGAtctaaaaaatcaaaatttataatatcatcCATACCtaaactttttaataataaaatcataCTACTCACTTCGCAACGTTGAATTTCTGGGATAGAATTGTCGCTTAAATCAATAAAAGATTTTTTCGTAAATAGTCGAAAACATTTCCCGTCTTGTTTTCTACCTGCTCTACCTGTTCTTTGATTAACTGATGCTTTAGAACAAGGTAAAGTAACTAATGATTCTATTCCTGAATTAGGGTTATAAATTTTCTGTTTACATAATCCTGAATCTATTacatatacaatattttcTATCGTAATACTTGTCTCACAAATATTTGTTGAcagtataatttttcttctaaatTTCTGTGTATTTAATCTTACTTCttcattcttattttttttactgctTTCTGGGGGTATTATGGCCTTACTTTTAACAGCTCTTTCTCCTTTGTCATCACTTCGATTGTCACTGCGATTATTACTGCGATTGTTATTGATGCTACTACTACCGTTACCATTTCCATTACCACTATCATTGCTGTTATCATTGCTGTTATCATTGCTTTTACCATTGCCGCTTCCACTTCCACTGTCATTCGGTTTGTCCTTACTATCCTGCTCATTTTTTCCGTGGTCCTCATCAGTCATGTCTTCGAATATACGCGCTTGACATTCCACAGGTAGGGAGGAATAAATTGGTAGGATGATCATGTTACGAAATTTTGGAGCTAGCTCATTTAACTTATTTTCTAGTTCTTGTTGAACTAACTCTATTTCAAATTGTCCAGGtaaaaatactaaaatatCACCTTTTGCTTGTGTTATATGAATCTGCAAAATTGTAATTACAATAGCTGACAAATAATTACTCTCATTATTAATAGTGTAATAAATATCAACATTATATTTCCTTCCTggtacataaaatattggagcacaattaaaatatgtagaaATTTTTTCTGCATCTAAAGTTGCTGATGATATAACaattcttatattttctctaaaattacatatatcttttaCTATTGGTAATATAATATCTGTATGTAAAGCTCTTTCATGTGCTTCATCAATAATTAAAACAGATATATCATCTAGAGTTGggttatataataacaaacgCAAAAACATTCCATCAgtcatatatatgatttttgttgtttcacttgttttattttgaaatcTAATTACATAACCTACCtcttttcctatttttacaTTCATTTCATCTGCTACCCTATTTGCAATAGCTATACATGCAATTCTTCTTGGTtgtgtacatattatattaccATATAGATGATATttacattcatataaatattgtgTTAACTGAGTACTCTTACCACTTCCTGTTTCTCCtactaatattaaaattttattgttttttattgcttttaatatatcatatctATAGCTATATATAGGTAACCTTTTCCTTTCAtcaatcatttttttcatttttttttcttttctttttttaatatcttcaAATAGTTTTTGtaattctttttccttttcattcaTACCATACAGACTATCTAAATGTACGAATTCTACTACATTTGTTAACCcgttcttttttattacatgtctctcattttttttttcagagGAGGGGAGGGGTCCGTTACTACTGCTTCTGCTGCTTCTACTAATACTATTACCACTATTATCatgtattttcattttttttttcttttgcacttcttttactttattattatttttttttttctttctttcttcttccttttccACGTGCCTCTCTGCATCTTTCTCATccattattttacttttcctttttttgcgTTTGCTCCGTTTATCAAGTCGATTGCTGCAACTACCACCACTTCTGCttctactactactactactactactactactgtcGTGCGTTCCTTCGTCCTCCCCGTTATAATAATGcttccttttttcaaaatatttattattaacatttacGTTAACATTATTATCACCATCACCATCACTGTCATtttcgttttctttttttttttttttttttttttttttatattttcttctgaTATTTCGCTTTTCACGCTTTTTCTATTTGCAAAATCATCGTCAAAAACAAGgttgttataatttaaattttcttttatcataGCACCTGAACCAAACTTTAATATGCCTTTATTGATTATTTGTTGgtcataattatatatagagGGATCTTGTCTATTTTCCTTTAGTTGTTCTATTTTAGTATGATTATTGACATTATCATTCTTATCAAAATCTTCTTGAAAGTGATagtaattttcttttaatttttcccgTAGTTTTATATTCTCTTTAgctatattataaatttttttattaaactcTAATTCTTTAATATCTTTTCCTTCTAATTTAATAGTACTATATAACAGTTCATCatctaataatttttttgtaatatttaacttttctttttctctttcctttaaatattttcgtCTAGcgtctttttttaataattctatatactctatattattttttagttttttgtttcttcctttttcatattcTACATATATGGACGAATAATTATCatttgttttcatttctctttctcttttcttttcatccTCTTCTActgttcttatttttttttgggatTCATCATCCTCATCAAAATTTATTGACCTCTTGTGCGTATCAACCTTATCCTTCATTATGTCATTAAACCGAAATGTACACGTGTTGATGAGAGAAATTTCCGGAGGAAcagaaagaaataaaaaaataaaaataaaaaaactacaAAAATAAGCACTAGTCTAACTGTTTAAATGTTTGTTAAATGTTATTACGGTAAAACTAGCTTCTCTCCTTTGCTACTACGGAGTTTCATATATTTCCATttaccaaaaaaataaagtaaaaaagaatagaGAAGAACATGAAGAATATAAACGAGATGAAAAATTTAGCTTCAAATTCTATTAAATTCACACATaggttttaataaataaaaaattaataacatcttgattcttaaaaaataaataaaaaaataagttaaacCATTTACATtactaatttaatttaatttataatgttaatttatggcgttttctcttttacgtttcaaataaatagataGAAGAATACtttcataaattaataatacagTATCTGTTTTGTTAGGGTTTGTTCAATAAGGAAAAGTATCTATAAATATACAGTATCATATATAAGACGTTTTTTGTATTAaagttaattttaataacaaGGTGCATGTGCGTATATACatggtacatatatatacataatataagtaaatatatatatgcatatatgtatgtattcatGTGGATATAATATGTGGAAGCCTACAAACATACGCGAATACGTAAGCGTTCATTATAAACATGATTTAAGGATGCCAAAAggttgaaataaaaaaaaaaaataataaataaaaatataaaaataaaaagtaaagcAAAGGCAAAAGGGAACGGCAAAagcacatttttataaaagtaaagcgctctttctcttttaatAGACTTCGGTGTAAAATAAtgagtaaaaagaaaaaaaaaaaaaaatataatactgCTTAGATGTCGGAATGGTCGAAGTGctgtattaatttaattaaaaacgaatatataataaatgtatgcatatatatcatttatgtTAATACAAAAGAACTAATATGAATAGTACTGGTCTTTTAAAAGGGCGCTTTACacgcatacgtacatataaacataacagcttctaattttttttcttaaaacgtacacttttaattttataaaaatgaataaaaaggTAGGTGAGTTAaaagttaataaattatcataaaaaaatatgtaggaaaataaataaaaaatttataaaagaaaatactgtactgaaaaaaattgaagaggCGATTATTAtgattgaaaaaaaaaaataataaaataatataaaaaaatatagttatctgatttttctttttttaaaatttaagttTTCATTGAAGTTATGTGCTTTTCTCATTTTATGGGCCTACAAAATggtttatatttatgcaaaTTGTACGCCTATGCTTcgcgtatgtatatatgtgcgcacgggtacatattatatgtatatattatatatacatacatacatacaaacatacatacatgtacttTTAAAATGTTGGACCTACTGAAGTTCtgaataatttctttttcatatatgtatcttTTCCGAATAAACAGGAGTAGAAATCCATTCAAACATGTCATaagattattatttattgtgAACCGAAAAGAAAAACGTGTTCGTAAACATATGTAGACGcgaatatataaacatgaaCGTATAATA
It encodes the following:
- a CDS encoding pre-mRNA-splicing factor ATP-dependent RNA helicase PRP2 translates to MKDKVDTHKRSINFDEDDESQKKIRTVEEDEKKREREMKTNDNYSSIYVEYEKGRNKKLKNNIEYIELLKKDARRKYLKEREKEKLNITKKLLDDELLYSTIKLEGKDIKELEFNKKIYNIAKENIKLREKLKENYYHFQEDFDKNDNVNNHTKIEQLKENRQDPSIYNYDQQIINKGILKFGSGAMIKENLNYNNLVFDDDFANRKSVKSEISEENIKKKKKKKKKKTKMTVMVMHYYNGEDEGTHDSSSSSSSSSRSRSGGSCSNRLDKRSKRKKRKSKIMDEKDAERHVEKEEERKKKKNNNKVKEVQKKKKMKIHDNSGNSISRSSRSSSNGPLPSSEKKNERHVIKKNGLTNVVEFVHLDSLYGMNEKEKELQKLFEDIKKRKEKKMKKMIDERKRLPIYSYRYDILKAIKNNKILILVGETGSGKSTQLTQYLYECKYHLYGNIICTQPRRIACIAIANRVADEMNVKIGKEVGYVIRFQNKTSETTKIIYMTDGMFLRLLLYNPTLDDISVLIIDEAHERALHTDIILPIVKDICNFRENIRIVISSATLDAEKISTYFNCAPIFYVPGRKYNVDIYYTINNESNYLSAIVITILQIHITQAKGDILVFLPGQFEIELVQQELENKLNELAPKFRNMIILPIYSSLPVECQARIFEDMTDEDHGKNEQDSKDKPNDSGSGSGNGKSNDNSNDNSNDSGNGNGNGSSSINNNRSNNRSDNRSDDKGERAVKSKAIIPPESSKKNKNEEVRLNTQKFRRKIILSTNICETSITIENIVYVIDSGLCKQKIYNPNSGIESLVTLPCSKASVNQRTGRAGRKQDGKCFRLFTKKSFIDLSDNSIPEIQRCEVSSMILLLKSLGMDDIINFDFLDPPSPVVIIKGLELLYSLGALNDEGNLTRSGRKMAEFPTDVKSSKMILSASEKYNCVDEILNITSMLTHANNIFYVQKGKEKEAENVKKMFTIEGGGDFFLFLNIFKQCEENNFSTSFCYDHFLQYHTLIKIKDIKTQLTSICEKIDLPITSCGIQKHDSISNIKKCIISAFFTNAALPVNKHELKIIKLNQIVSIYPNSVLSKKNIMEENQNACIIFYEVIKINKSYIRHNIPVNKDLLFEIASFYFLSKNE